A section of the Streptomyces sp. SCL15-4 genome encodes:
- a CDS encoding transglycosylase SLT domain-containing protein, giving the protein MLEGNRVSRISVRGFAVASATAVTAVGSVVGVASGSTAQTNDAAEATAADATLLADIPAGQQVEVQTASLTQQADAQAIAADATAKKDAEEAARMAAAETAIAKKKAAEQKAAEAAKEAKERLEAKAAASRGGTDVRDSSTFPVQGSYSVAQIQAMARQMVAGNQFQCFSNIVDHESSWNYQAVNASSGAYGLFQALPAGKYASAGADWRTNPATQIKWGLNYMNERYGSPCQAWSFWSANHWY; this is encoded by the coding sequence ATGCTGGAAGGAAACCGTGTGAGCCGGATTTCGGTCCGGGGATTCGCAGTGGCCTCGGCCACCGCGGTCACCGCTGTCGGAAGCGTCGTCGGCGTTGCCTCGGGCAGCACCGCGCAGACCAACGACGCCGCCGAGGCTACGGCAGCCGACGCCACGCTCCTCGCGGACATACCCGCGGGTCAGCAGGTCGAGGTGCAGACCGCGTCCCTCACGCAGCAGGCGGACGCCCAGGCCATCGCCGCGGACGCGACCGCCAAGAAGGACGCCGAGGAGGCGGCCCGCATGGCGGCCGCCGAGACCGCGATCGCGAAGAAGAAGGCCGCCGAGCAGAAGGCGGCCGAGGCCGCCAAGGAGGCCAAGGAGCGCCTGGAGGCCAAGGCCGCGGCCAGCCGCGGCGGGACCGACGTCCGCGACTCCTCCACCTTCCCGGTCCAGGGCAGCTACAGCGTGGCCCAGATCCAGGCGATGGCGCGCCAGATGGTGGCCGGCAACCAGTTCCAGTGCTTCAGCAACATCGTGGACCACGAGTCCAGCTGGAACTACCAGGCGGTCAACGCCTCCTCCGGTGCCTACGGTCTCTTCCAGGCCCTGCCCGCCGGCAAGTACGCCTCGGCCGGTGCCGACTGGCGGACCAATCCGGCGACCCAGATCAAGTGGGGCCTCAACTACATGAACGAGCGGTACGGCAGCCCCTGCCAGGCCTGGTCGTTCTGGTCGGCCAACCACTGGTACTGA
- a CDS encoding AI-2E family transporter: MARVPRWLGRIGRGLAEMSERLDERRAEVEKEQDEPVGPESAAEASGAEAAPPARASAPGPARRTAPPSGRRPDPAEAVPWGVRVAAEAGWRLLVLAGTLWVLMRVISAVQLVVFAFVIALLVTALLQPTVARLTRRGVPRGPATALTAISGFVVIGLMGWFVTWQVMENIDTLSSQIQSGIDDLRNWLLKSPFHVTDKQINQIAKNLREAIGANADQITSAGLEGVQVIVEALTGILLVFFSTLFLLYDGKRIWEWFLKLVPAAARPGVAGAGPRAWRTLTAYVRGTVLVALIDAIFIGIGIYFLDVPMAVPLAVFIFLFSFIPLVGAVASGALAVIVALVTQGVFTALMTLVVVLAVQQIEGHVLQPFILGRAVRVHPLAVVLTVAAGGMVAGIGGAVVAVPLVAVTNTVVGYLRTYARQQAGETGDDEPAEAGPDAAASGESGSKALGEDAAKAPGESAAKATGESAGKGLGESAGEKASGASAETAPREGAEDGENPAHTE, encoded by the coding sequence ATGGCGCGAGTGCCACGGTGGCTGGGCCGGATCGGGCGTGGTCTGGCCGAGATGAGCGAACGGCTGGACGAGCGCCGCGCGGAGGTGGAGAAGGAGCAGGACGAGCCCGTCGGCCCCGAGTCCGCCGCCGAGGCGTCCGGCGCCGAGGCGGCCCCGCCGGCCCGCGCGAGCGCGCCGGGCCCCGCCCGCCGCACCGCCCCGCCGTCCGGGCGCCGTCCCGACCCCGCCGAGGCCGTGCCCTGGGGTGTCCGGGTCGCCGCCGAGGCGGGCTGGCGGCTGCTGGTGCTGGCCGGCACGCTGTGGGTGCTGATGCGGGTCATCAGCGCGGTGCAGCTGGTGGTGTTCGCCTTCGTCATCGCCCTGCTGGTCACCGCCCTGCTCCAGCCGACGGTCGCCCGGCTCACCCGCCGCGGGGTGCCGCGCGGACCGGCCACCGCGCTCACCGCCATCAGCGGCTTCGTCGTCATCGGCCTGATGGGCTGGTTCGTGACCTGGCAGGTCATGGAGAACATCGACACGCTCTCCAGCCAGATCCAGTCCGGCATCGACGACCTGCGCAACTGGCTGCTGAAGAGCCCCTTCCACGTCACCGACAAGCAGATCAACCAGATCGCCAAGAACCTGCGCGAGGCGATCGGCGCCAACGCCGACCAGATAACGTCCGCGGGCCTGGAGGGCGTCCAGGTCATCGTGGAGGCCCTGACCGGCATACTGCTGGTGTTCTTCTCGACGCTCTTCCTGCTCTACGACGGCAAGCGGATCTGGGAGTGGTTCCTGAAGCTGGTGCCCGCCGCCGCCCGCCCGGGCGTGGCCGGCGCCGGTCCGCGGGCCTGGCGCACGCTGACCGCGTACGTGCGCGGCACGGTGCTGGTCGCCCTCATCGACGCGATCTTCATCGGCATCGGCATCTACTTCCTGGACGTGCCGATGGCCGTCCCGCTGGCCGTGTTCATCTTCCTGTTCTCGTTCATCCCGCTGGTCGGCGCGGTCGCCTCCGGCGCGCTCGCGGTGATCGTCGCGCTGGTCACCCAGGGCGTGTTCACGGCGCTGATGACCCTGGTGGTGGTGCTCGCGGTCCAGCAGATCGAGGGCCATGTGCTCCAGCCGTTCATCCTCGGCCGCGCGGTCCGGGTGCACCCGCTGGCGGTGGTCCTGACCGTGGCCGCCGGCGGCATGGTGGCCGGCATCGGCGGCGCGGTGGTGGCCGTGCCGCTGGTGGCGGTGACGAACACGGTGGTGGGATACCTGCGGACGTACGCGCGGCAGCAGGCCGGCGAGACCGGCGACGACGAGCCCGCCGAGGCCGGGCCGGACGCCGCGGCCTCCGGCGAGAGCGGCAGCAAGGCCCTCGGCGAGGACGCCGCGAAGGCGCCCGGCGAGAGCGCCGCGAAGGCGACCGGGGAGAGCGCCGGGAAGGGCCTCGGCGAGAGCGCCGGGGAGAAGGCTTCCGGCGCGAGCGCGGAGACCGCTC